The following nucleotide sequence is from Chaetodon auriga isolate fChaAug3 chromosome 19, fChaAug3.hap1, whole genome shotgun sequence.
tttagctcaaaacaccgCTGTGCAAAATGTAATCTAAACAGACGATAATATGAATAAACCCTTCCGCCTGAAAAACATCTTTGAATACAAAATCTGAAAATAGGGACTGCTGACATTTTGAATGTTTAAGTTATCTCCATAGTGTGcttcattttacttttacaatGCTTCAGAGTTCAGTCACACCTTttataaaagacaaaaaagctgGGACTCTTACAGTCTGTACAACCAAAAAGTGGTTTGACTTCAAGAATAAAAATTACATTCAGACCTCTTTGTAGTTCCAGTGCCACCAGGGAAGGGCTGTTTTTAAGGCAGGACAGGTGAACAGGGCAAACATTTTAACTAATATATATTACCATGAAACATCCTCAGTTGATTACTTACATTAAGACAATTACTTTTTGTATTACAAGTTCTCTGAATTTTAATGTCTGAATATGTGATATATGAAGTTATTGTCTCTTTATAAATCTGAACATTAATAAAGGCAGCTGAAAAATTCTTGTTTAAGTTAATTGACATCTCTTTTTATCCCTCCATAAATCATAAAATATTGTCAATAAACATAAAAAGATCCATCTGACCTTGATTTCAGAATTAAAATGTTATATAAAGCAGGCTGAGTGATACATGAACAAACCCCTCTGCAAAGACCTTCAGAATACAGGTAGGAATTAAACGGTTAAGTTTGGTGTATGTGAGTTCTACTGAAGTAAAGATTTCTGGCtcagagtgagaaaaaaaaaaacaaattctgaGAAAATGTCCTTGAAAGATATGTATACGTTTTTAGACAAGAAACAAGACACTGCAGGTGAACAGGATAGAAACAGATATCACCATGAAACAGCTCCAGTTCATTACTTACATAAAGACAattattgtttgtgttacattttttaaatgttaaaatatgcaaatgagttATTATCTATTAAATATGTGCATGAATGAAAAAGAATTAatgtttaaattattttttctttccacgAGTCTGAAAGAAGTCAACTCAAAATTGACCAGAGTATGAAAAAATGATGCTTTCACCTGTAGTGTCTCCCCTTAAACCTACAGAGCAGTTTGACAGTATTTGGTCagtgacatgtttttcattgtgttgaaCTCCACCACACTggatttgaaataaataaaaactatgAAGTTAAAGCCGTGACTTTCAGCTGTAATTTGAGGGTGTTTGCATTTGTATAGGATTACTGTCTTGCTATATTAACCTAAAATTCGGGTACTAtgtacacaaagaaaaacagttccTACTGTTCATAATGTGGACATCCTTGAATAAAGCTCAAATTCAGATCCAGTGTGCTGGAGTAAAGAACCAACAAAAAAAGCATTactgtctttctgttttgtcGCTGTACTGCATGTTGTTGCAGCATCTAGATGGTGCTTTCACTgcctcctttcttccttccatcACGAGCTCGGAGTACGATGAAGACCAGGACTGCTGCCagcaggaggacaaagagaaagatAAGCGTTCCCCACGCTCCAGGGGTCAGGGCCTTCCTCAGGCCCACTCTCTCTGCCGGCAGCAAATTGCTCAAACTGAGCATGTAGCCCAGAGCCCAACCCACCGAGGCGTCCCCTGCCTGGAGGATCAGCAACACATGATTACTGCAAGCTAGTGGAAAATGggtctttattttattttatgtgccTTTGCAAATGAGCATTGAGGAGAGATGAAGTTCTCACCTTCTTCTGGAAGGAAATTCGTGGGAACGACGTCTCATCAAATCTGTATCCTCTCAACATGAGAATCttaacaaacacagaggaagcgCAGTAGTCCTGCAAACGAGACTTCTGCTCTGGAGCAAGAATCAGCATCTGGAAGAGAAACCAAGACTGTATCAAGGACATTACTACACGGGCTCCCTTGaaactgctgtctgtaaacacagttcacTTCTTCATCCATCAAGAAAGGCATTTAAAGCATTGCTAAATAAACTGTAAATTACCCAGAGAAAATGTAAACTGGTCAGGTGTCACACTGCAGACTCCATTCACTGAAGCgcgacacacatgcatgaacacacacacgagatATTATCCATCAATAGAACATAAAAGGAAAAGAACATTACCTGATTGAAAGTCATCATGCACACGGTCTTGGcggcctcctccagctgtgcagGCGTGTTCACGGTGATGCTAGTGATTCGCTGCAGGAAGGCGTGAATGTAGAAGAATGCAGAGAACGCCTGATAacacagaaagaggacagaacaCAAAATTCAGACTCTGGGCCATCGAAAATAATTATCCATAAGAGCAATAGAAAATAACATATAATATAATGTCTATAGAATATGTAATTCTGCACTTTAGTTGCAGTAATTCTTACACCATTACAAAGCTAGGCTAATAAATAGATGTTCATTCTCAGTATCTATTAATCCACTCATTCATTTAGCCAAATACCTGTACTTTATTTAAGTATTTAGATTTTTTGAGACTTTCTATTTTTCTTCTAcgacatttcagagagaaatactgtattttGTACTTCAGTACGTTTACCTGAGCGTAGTTTGCATCAAAAACAGGATATTATAAATATGATAAACTCATATAAACTCCTCTACAGCACCAGAAGaagtttcattttaaacactAACACTggattttttctgctttttttttttttttttttttttttcacatttttgctttcAGCTGTGAATAAATACAACTTTGATTTACATGGTTTTGATAGTTATGCACATTTTGCTGCAAAAACTTTTAGCTGAGTAGATTTTCGAATGCAGGATTTCTACACGTAGTGGAATATTTTTATACTGTGGCATTGCTGCTTTTGAAGGACAGATGTCACATTGAAGTTCAGTCTGCTCATagatttccatttaaattttAGATCAGTGCTGATTGTTATGCATGCAtgctttacatttttgtttgagTGCTATACAGTGTTAGCTATGTATATAATCTCTGACATACAGTTTGACTATCTGTGGTTGTGACAACAGCAAAAAACGATGAACTTTGTAAGCATCAGTAATATTCTGTCTGTACCTCTTGTGTACAGGCTGACCTTTAGTCTATATTGCCAGTGTGGATAACCTCTCTGCATCATCCATTCCCTCCAGCCATTCTTACCACGAAGCTACCGGTGACATTTGGCTGGAAGACTTTATCAAAGGAGCACTGGGAGAAGGGGCAGCTGTCGAAGGAGAAGATCTCAGACACGTTGCCCACACAGTGTTCATAATGCCCGCTGCCCTGTACTGTCAGAGAGGCCTGGGAGTCGTAGGAGCTGGGTTTGTATTTTGCCGTACATGGAGAGTTGAATATACTGTTCAGCTTTAAAGTTCTGCTGTGGCCTGCAGGGTAACAGGGGTGAGTGACTGAGCCAGAGTAACCctgagactgagagagagagagagagagagagagagagagatgctgacGTAATGTAGATTTTAACTATGAAGTGTGAGTTTTAGTGAGTGTGGCCTGCTACACTACCTTCACTATATGAACCAGCAGTCTCTTGAGGACCTGGTCCTGGCCGTAGCAcaggaagctgtgtgtgtacagagagTATTCCTGGCCATAAAGACGCAGCTTAATCATGTCGTTTTTGTCCTCTACTTCCTCCTGAGTGGCAAATGTTATCTGGGTGGACGCCCCGCCGAAATCTAGTGCACCCACTGTGGGCCTGCCGGGGCTGAACCAGTGTCCCACGAAACCATACTGCAAggaaataataagaaataataaGAGCAGTGGCCCATTTTCTACACATTGCTTTAtaaggggaggaggaggaatttcaTTCGCTCACGCTGCCTGTCCAAATTTCCCCAGTCAACCCAGAGATTCATCCCCATCAACAAGCTGataacacacagtcacatttgacaTCAGAGGGAACACTGATACAAGAGCCTTTGTGTTAAAGTGGCCACTAGGTGCCATCAGTCACCCACTACATCTGCTTTAAAGAGGCAAACACCTCCAGTCAGATCATATTTTCAACAATTCAGTGCAAAagcaagacattttttttcaattaattacTTAATGGGaaatcattcttttttttttaaagatttgcaAATATTACAGAAACAAGTGAAGTCACTACTCCTACCCTTGTTCCCTTCTCCCAATTTCCCACCCTCCGAACCATACACATATTTTGACAGAGGGGGGCAGCAATAgacaaacagatggacagacagacagacagacagacaaacagtaaGACTACAGAAAGACAAGTGAAAGTACAGTCAggcagatgaagagaaagatagaaatagagagaaaatgaaagtgggGAAAAGAAATACAATAAAGACATTATATTAGCTTTATATTAAAATTCTGGCAGCCTGATGACTACAaatgcacacatcacacatgctATGGTACCTTTATGAAGTTCTCTAACAGATAGTTGACGGTGACCCAACCGTAAGCCCCCTCCTCCTGACCGCTCAGTATGGCTGCCCCCTGGTAGCTGAAAGGGTAGGACTGGATTTTGTGGCCCACTTCCCGCAGAATCTGAGCCGACTGCTCCGGGCTGGAGATGCTGGTTGGGAGAAAAAGGACTCATCCCAGTCAGACAGCTGAGGACAGAAACTCTCTATCACTTAATGGCATTTTAGTTATGAGAACAGTTTTTGTTCCTTCCTTTCTACGCATGCATCTTTTGTGTAATCTAAATCATTAAAAGACCTGAGCTGCAACCAGCACTGCAGGAACAGTTAAATTAGTTCATTCACACTGACTGTATGGAGTTACATCAACTGCAGCCTTTGGACACGTCTGCACTGAGCGAATGATTTACATCTTCATCTCCGACTGAATGATTgggcagctgttttctgctgcatatTTGCATGAAGTCATACCTCACCTACTCTGTGCTCTCAGATCTTCACCCTCAGTCACACCGTCTCACTTCATAATCGATCAGATTGCTAATTAGAACAAGAGCAAGACGCAAACAGTTTGAAGAAAGCTATCTTAACAACCAAGCCAAGACAGCAAACTCCACACATGACGAGTtagatcatcatgtgtttgtattccctcgtttaaataaagaaatgatgAGCGCCTACAGGGCTCATATCTTACCAGACACAGGCCACAGATGCTCTGTATgcaaaatatgtaaatatgtaatgCAAGATAAGAAATACAAGTTCACTGAGCCAAGAACATGTCTGTATAACTGCTGTGAGTCCAGATGTCTGCATATTCCGTGGAAATCATTTTTCTTCCACTGCACTATGACTTATTTTTAAAAGGATGTCACTGGTGATActgtttaaaagaaatgcacCAATATGCAATTTCAGGCCTGATGCTGATATCAGATTTTAATAAGCAACAATACAAGTAAATTCATTTATCTGCCTCTGATATGATGATGCGTAGTTGCAGTATTCAGTCACACTCACAGAGGACATTGGACCATGagcaatatttcatttttctcacttATGTAATGATATATGAGCTACCAATATGTGAGGCATATCTACgctttgtatttatttaatattttaatgctGGTTTTACAAGGCATAAGGTAAATAATCATGTCTTCAAGAACATTTTAGTGTAGTGTGTCTTATTATCACACTGTGTGAAAGGCTTAGCGGAGGACAAGTCATACAACTAGACCAGATTTgaggaaacaaagcaaaataaacacacacacacacacacacacacacacacacacacacacacacacacacactgactcactgcaGAAGCCTCATGCCAGCCGTGGCTCCCAGGTACACAGGTGTGACGTGGTGCCGTTCTTTGGGGATGGCCGTCACTGCCTGGTCAAGACACGCCTCTAAGCTCTGCCCTGCTGCTCCCTGTTGGCCCGCATAGCTAGAGATCCCTCCTCCTGAGCGAGAGATGAACAAAAGCGAGCGAGAgataaaaaaaaccaaacacctGATTACATTATAGACGTGCAGAATCTTGTTCCTCACAAAACAGTGATAATCTCCTCACAACAGTGGGTGACCTTTGAAAATGAGTTCATTTCTTGactcaaactgaaaaatgaactgCATGTTAGTTATTCCTTACTGTTACCACAAGTCCCTGATAACAGAGTCCATAaaaaactgtgaagaaagcAAATGTGACAAATGAACTGAGGAGATCTTGTGtctgatttgcatttttagGAGTGTGTAGTTCTATCTTTCTCAGACATCCACctaaaggtcaaagttcacttCTGACTGGGACATTTTTACAATTATGAAACGTGACAATGTAAACACCATGCTCATGACTAATTGGTggaaaagtgtttgtttatctCAGTCAAGAAACATAAAAAGCCTTTGGCAGGAGTGGAAAAGCACAGAGCTCCACTCATGACTCATTCCCGGTTCACAATTGCTTCTGTGAGACACAGATTACTTTCACTCgctgtgttgtgctgtgatGATCATCAATTCATAGGAAACAACTGGCGGCATTTCAGATTCAAACCACTGGTGAATATAGCAAGAAAAACATCTTAAAGTTGGCCAGTTTTAAAGTAAACTAAACATATAATGCTCTTAAATGAAGGGAGGAGTGGCCATTAGGAGTGCATGTTCCtagtgttcttttttttttttattattatatttcagTATCACTATGTAAGGGTTAAAACTACCGTGCATGGTCAGTATAGCACTGTACTGATTTCCATTCATTACCTCGAATGAGGTAATAATTTCACACTAGTTCAGTTAACTTACCTGAGCCAAAAAAGGCCTTTCAAAGCCACGTCTCCAAACAGATTGTTGATGGAGAAAGTGCTGACACTCACCCTTAACGTGACATTCACTGTGCTGGGTGACCACGCCTGTGCCATTCTGCTTGTCTGCCGGCCACTTGTATATATACAGAGCTGTGTGCGAAGATCCAGCATCCAAGACAATCCCATACTACAGAGAGCAagaggcagaagaaaaacatcaaaaggGGTAAAAACAGTGAAGGAGGTTGAAAAGGTTGCGACCAGGCTGTGTGACCTGAATTGTAGCTTCGAGAAGGTATTTGTCTGGTTAACTAATaatgccattttttttgttttagcttATTCATATTCAACATACCTATGTTAGCTCTGAAGCGGAAAGTATGTTCAGCCTTGACAATGTTTCTCCATGTGATCATAGTCTTTACATCTTGACTTACTTGTTCTCTGTgaagcagctttaaatgttcAGTCTTACTGATGTCATTGGTATGGTTTCAGTACTTTGATGTACAGCTTTTGTATTGTACACACAAGATTCACAAATTCCTTTCGAGCCGCTTAACACCATAGCTACAAAATATAAATCCTGAAATGGACTTGTCTCCTTTAAAATCCAGGCAGTTTTTGGTCCACAGCCTGCATCTtgcatgaaaatgtgcaaattgaaacagtgtttgtgaagTATCTTCATGCAAAGATCAGTTCAACAAATAGAAATCTTTTGAATCTGGGGCTCATTCACTCTCCAGACCATCTGATATCTGATATGACACTGATCTGTCCCAATCATCCTGGGAACAtgctttttaaaacttttcaaTTTCACATTGAGGCATTTAAAGGGATTTGGTGGCAGTAAATAATTGCACCAACAGTAACTGTTAACCTACCTGAGTGGCAGAGCCCACTCATGTCTTCACCTGTCTTCATACAGCTGAACTCTTAACAAGAACCAGCTAAATAGATCCAAAAAGCCCAACTTAAGCCTCTTCATGCAGATAAATCATCTGATTTAGGGATAATCCTCGAGTTAAGATTTCAAATTTTGTGTCTTTATGGAAGCGCCTTCACCAAGGAGTGACAAAATCATATCTACGAGAGGCAAATCTCATGACTACCAGATACAAATGATAAGATATAGTGGCTGTAAACTTAGCATTGCTGCAGTAAAGGTGAATGTTGTGGGAACTGAACCCTCAGGTGCATCTTATCATCCTGTTCGTGGATGCAGTCTCTACCATAACACTTTATTACCATATGAGGAACTTAAAATATGTCAGTACACTTTATTCCCTATCCTTAAATAGAGATATCTATCAAATAGAGATACCTATCAAAACTGAAAGGACAGTTTTATATCCTGCACCTGTGTTCCCACCATTTATCTGAAGGCTAGAAAAACTTCCTCAAATGCTGTTGTCCACTCTCTGTGCTGAAAAGCCTGTTGCCCTGACAGTGCTTCCCCTTTCACCACAATGCGGAATAAAATATTACCGCCACAGCTTTGAAAGGAAACACTCACAATGTGTAGAAATCCAGCCATGCAAGAAGGTATGTGAGTGAGGGaccacacactcacgcacgcacgcacacacaaatccatgtgcaaaaacagacacacatgctcatcCCTCCTCAGTCGGGCATTTGCGAACACTGAACTTCTCAAATCAGCTCAACAGGTGACCAGTAACATCATGTGGAAGTGTGCCTCGGTATTCCTCATAATATTTTCTCATTACTGCTGTGCAGTCAGTTGTAAGGACTCGCTCCATCACTTgccaaaaacacagaggagctctAATGATCTGCTTTGTCCTTTCATTTGATACACTATGAGAACTGTTGCACTTTCCctgaaaaatgtaagaaaaaccCTTTTGTGTCCTTTTCGTGACGGGTCGACATCATTGTTGCTGAATGAAAGGGTGGCTACATTATACTAAAAAAGGAACCAAGGGACATTTAGCCGGTGGCACAAAAAcgagggagcagagggaacaGAGGCTGGAGTTGATCTGTGCAGCGATCCTGCTCTGAATGCCTGAACAGCACCGCACTATCTTTCACGTTTGTCAGTTGAGGTTTCCTGTTGGAATTATTAGATGTAAAGCTGAATAAGTATAATACAACCAATGTTTTTACAACTACATTTCTTCCAGCAGTAGGAAACAAACAGTCTTTGGCTGTCTTAATCCTCAGGCCAGCAGAACCTACTTTGTCTCTTCGTTGTACCTTGATTTCCATTGAGCAAATCAATCAATACAGATAATAAACTACAGAAACAAAAGTTTTCTCTGGAGTTGCCtactcatttttgtttgtttgcatccaGTAAGCACTGATGTGGTGATCTGCAGGTGTCTAGGAAAGAACTAGAACACAAGTGGTGTATGTTTCATGAGGGCACTGTCTCCTGGGTTCAGTAAAGGTAGATTTGTCACCCCGTTCCTGTGGTTATTGTAgtatgtctgtctctgcttggCGGCTGCATCTGCTTGCTTGACTTCTTCCTTGTCAGGCCATTTCAGGTCTAAAGTCTCAGGCAGTGTGGGTAAAGCTGTCCAAACCTTCTGACTCATCAAAGCTCTGCAGGACTGAGCGCTAGAGGAAGAAAGCATCGCCCTGTACAGTAACTGCTCTGTAAATTCAATTGAGAAGTGGATGACCTGGAGCTGGAGGTCTGTGGCTGTGTGGTCTTTCATCTGTTGCAACCCCTGTGGTGTAGCTTGGATGTGGCTCAGGACTGAGTCTATCTGTGCCGCCACATCTCATCTCTAAAACTTTGAACTGTACTCCTGCTGAGAGCATCAGCTGCTGCTAAAGGCTTTCTGGTGCAGCCTCTGGATTAAAGGGCATGAGTCTCATCAGCAGCCTCTGGCACCTTACTGTCATGGTCTTTACTGTTCATTAAGGGTACCAGGAGCTCAAGCACTCTTTCTCTATTTGACCATACCAGGTCATCCCTGAGTCTCCTGGAGCAGTAGGCCACAGGTTTCCAGTCCTCaccatgctgctgcagcagggcCCCTCCAAGCCTGTAACTTGATAGCATCATAGACATTCCAAGAAACTGCTTGAGCTCTGATATGTGTTGAGGGTGTGTCTCAGGCCACTCTCATCAAAGATATGCCCCAAGATGCAACTTTGCCACTGTTTGAACTTACATTTAGCTTTGTTCAATTACATTTAGTCCCTGCTCCAGACATCCATCATGgatctccatgtttctccatgaacTAGGATGTCATCCATATAGACTTGTGTTCTGTCCAGCCCCTGTAaggtttctgtcatttttccacCGGAAGATTTCTGGCATACTTGTTATCACAAATGGGAGTTGACATTCAAGGTACCATTCCTATAAAAAATTCTATTCATTGCAATTATTTCAACAGCATTTAAATTGATATATTTCAATATGAACAAGGTCATAAAACATTGGTAATCAGTGAAAAATGCTGTTGAAATGATAATGACGAGTTAACAGGACACATAAACTTTCTCTTTTCATCCATCTTTTAAAACGCTGATGAAGAGATTGAAAGCCCCGAACCAGACTTTTGATGAACAGGATGATAACTGCAGTATCATCAGTAGTATCAATTTTTTACAGTCTGTTATcctgtaaaatatgtaaaaataagGGATctcaaaacatcaaaatgcaaTCTAAGATTTAAATAAGTAAATTTAAATAAGTGATCATGAAATTGATAAATTCTGCAATTAAATTGTCTGCACAAATTAaagttgtgtattttttttttttttaacactgacaTCTCCTGGACTCTGTAATAATTCACACATATATTAGATAAAATTTTAATTGGACTTGATACATTATTTAATATTGTCACTCCTGGCCTTCCATACTGATTTAAGGTTCGACAGCTGAGCAGAGGACGTTCATGACTCTGAAGATAGTCAAGGATGCAACTGTGTAACTTAACGGAGAAGGAAGATGTGTTGATGTCACAGAATCCTCTAGTGCCACAGATTCCTGTCTAACACCTTTTGCTCGCAGCGCGCGCCCCCAGAGCTCTGGCTACAAACAAGTTAACACGCTGACAAACACTGATCCCAAAATACCCAACGGAACCGACCTTACCATGAACCCCGGAGTCTCCTGGACGTCTTCAGTGGGGACAGTCAGGAGCAGGATTGCAACAAGTGCGAAGACCAGCAGCGCGATGGGGACGACAGGATGAGCGGCGCGCTGAGCCATGAAGGGAAAGTGAGAAGTGCGGCTCCGCTCTGCGCCCGCTGGAAATATGAGCGCTCACTTAATAGCGGCCAAGTGGGAGAAGTGGGTGATGGCTTCCCGCTGGCCGGACGTTATCACTGCCCGCCTGTGGTTCAcgcttcacctgctgctgcctcctgttTTACATTTCACTTGAGCTAGCAAAGGCTGACCTGAATTTATGTTCCCAGCGCAGCCAAGTCCTCCTCCATGTGCTCCTCGGTCAGTGAATGAATGCAGCTCCAAGGCTACTGGTGCCATGGagggaaaaatgtttttatgatgGCCAGAGCTGGTGGAGAAACCGCTGCTCATTAACATTCAACGGTCATTGAGGTTGGGTATAATCTCCACCTTAACTTAtataagagagagaaagaaaaaaaaaaaaaaatcacatgaccTATAATTATTCAATCAATGGGAAAGCAAGGTGTGGTCTAAACTGGCCCAGGTCCAGATTGTAGGCTGTTGGACTGAAgagctgcttgttgtttttgtccagtATTTGCATGTGAATGGGTGCAGCTTAAAAAGTGACTTGCAAATGTCTGAGTAGAGCATGGAAATGAAGTTTTCACTACAGGCCTATACTTTGCCTGTGCTTTTTTAAAGTCTATTTTTGCTGAAATCCTGTTCAGAGGGTGTCTAAATTTAGCAGAATATATAATGAGTTATTTTGAAGGCGCCTCTGACTGTTGCACTTGTGCTATTCTTCATGTTGCCGCTGAGGtcactcatttttatttctgtatccTTCATAATATGCTAGATATTGCTAAAACAAGTATCATGCGGTGAACTGTGCCACCTGAGTTTATGGACTGTGTCTTCTGTAATACCTGAGATGTAAAACATCTGAATGCTATCAAACTGCCAACCATCCAATAACTGAGCACTGAAGCAGCTGGCAATAAAAATGGGACCAACTTTATGTGAAATCCAAActgactgcagagcagagaagaggaagacaatGTGAGGAATTACAACTTGTCCTTTTTTTGGCCCCTATCCATTATCCAGGTCCcttaccccccacccccacaatAAAATATAGGTCTGAATATTACTGGTGATTATTAATCTGTGTTAAATCAtcaaaaaacatgtcaaataaCAGATTTGATTTTCCATTATTATTCATCATTACTGTTAGTTCCCCAGGGACCAAAGGCCATTTGAatataaatgtgtttaatttatatttatgttttggtGTCACCCTTGTTGTCAGGGAAAATAAGGTGAATAATCCACAATATAGATATCATTATATGGAGTACaaatatgtcacactgtcattgATAACAAGGTGCGTTTTCAGTCAAATCCGCCTCTTTCATGGAAGACATTCTGGCATGTCACAGTAGAAAAATCACAGGTATAAATAATACAATTattgatggctgaattccatttagctgcctcAATTTTAGGATCCTGTTCTTGTAACTGCTgttagttgttgagatatttcactggaatAGACCTGAACCACTGTTAGTGTTACTGTCAGCATTTGTCCTTCCTCACCTCAGTTTTCagaattttactgtttttttttcccaatagAGAAACTTGGGCTGGTTGCCTCAAACTAATAAAGACAGGATGGCAAAGGTGGTCAAGGTATGCAAGGTGATCAGGCTTTAGCAAACCCATTTCAGgtcatttacagtaaaagaGCTGAGCAACACTCAGCTGAGTCTTAACTGTTCTGATTACCcactttattattttaattgtcACTGACAGTAAATAGGAGTTCACATGTAGGTCAAAACTCACTACAACAATAGGAAAATTCAAAATATTCGattgaaaatgaggaaaattGGTAGTTATAAATCAAGCTTCGGCCATAAATCACATCTTCCTAGCGGAGGACCAATCAGCACTCAGTCACATTAATCTCTGTGACAAAGTGTGACAGAGTGTCGGCTGTGATCAGGGCAGAGGGCCGACGGACCAGAACAAATGTCTCACCTGACAATATGCTGTgatccacctctgcctctgcaaGGTATGCCATTAATTAACAGTGACAGCCATGATCTAATTAATGATGACACTTCCACATTTAATTAAAGATTATACTGACTGTGACAGTGACTGTTGGTGCCACGTTCCAGTGGGCTAACCAGCGCTATCATTTCAGCTACTGGAGGAGTCATTTTACTAACCTCTCCATGTGAAGGTTGTTCAGAAAAATACGTTGAAATTCATGTCTGCTCATTTTAGATCAGCACCCCCAGCCctcattgtgtctgtgtttgcaacatgacattttcagaggtttaaaagaaaaaccctTGATTTGATAAGCTAATGTTCACCAGCCTTTGGCGTTTGGCTCTCTGCCACTTCTTGCTGGGCAGGTCATACATGCTGGCATTGTCTGAGCTTGTTTGTTGGAAATTGCTGCTTATAGTTTTATTTGAAGGGTTGGTAAGAGGAGTTAGGAGTCAACCATACTGCCTAAAGGCAGTCTGCAGGACCCACACACCAAGATATTATCCTGACTGAATGCTCATAGAGAGTTTTGAAATCTGGCACCCTGTGCACCGTGATTCAGTTTCAATTAATGGAGCTTCTAATCACTTTAAgtccctttgtcttttttttaaaaaattttgctttgtgttgcaCTTTGAAAGCTTGTTTTTGAGAAGTGCTGCACAAAAT
It contains:
- the entpd2b gene encoding ectonucleoside triphosphate diphosphohydrolase 2, with product MAQRAAHPVVPIALLVFALVAILLLTVPTEDVQETPGFMYGIVLDAGSSHTALYIYKWPADKQNGTGVVTQHSECHVKGGGISSYAGQQGAAGQSLEACLDQAVTAIPKERHHVTPVYLGATAGMRLLHISSPEQSAQILREVGHKIQSYPFSYQGAAILSGQEEGAYGWVTVNYLLENFIKYGFVGHWFSPGRPTVGALDFGGASTQITFATQEEVEDKNDMIKLRLYGQEYSLYTHSFLCYGQDQVLKRLLVHIVKSQGYSGSVTHPCYPAGHSRTLKLNSIFNSPCTAKYKPSSYDSQASLTVQGSGHYEHCVGNVSEIFSFDSCPFSQCSFDKVFQPNVTGSFVAFSAFFYIHAFLQRITSITVNTPAQLEEAAKTVCMMTFNQMLILAPEQKSRLQDYCASSVFVKILMLRGYRFDETSFPRISFQKKAGDASVGWALGYMLSLSNLLPAERVGLRKALTPGAWGTLIFLFVLLLAAVLVFIVLRARDGRKKGGSESTI